TTCTTGATGTGGACAATTTTCCCAGTTTTGGCTGCAGCAACTAGAAGATCTGTCTGTCATTAGAGgcaaaacacaaaaaaagaaTTGATGTGATCACATCTACTTAAGTTTATATCCATCCAATTGATACTAAAATTTGATGTAAAGAATATTTACTTGACGGCATAAGAATGCTGGAATTTGAATGATATCTGCAACTCTGCCGACTGCTTCACACTGCCAAAGAAAAGATAAATCTGTTAAAGGTAGATCAGGATCCAAAATTGAAGACAACATTATGACAAGCCTGGATCGTGTGCCAAATAATGACATTACCATAATACTTGTATAATTCCCAAAGGCTAAATTTAGTAAAAGTAAAACATCTTACCTGGATGGACTCATGCACATCTGTTACTATAGGGAGGTCATATGCTACTTTAACCTTCTCAAGTATCTGAAATTATAACATAAcaaaattaaaggaagaaataGTTCAACTACACAAAATAGCTTTGCTATTATATGGAATTCAGCAATTACACCTGTTTTCAAACAAGTGTTCCTACTGTAATCCTCAAAATGCCAATGACAAAAGCAATATAtcataataaaaagtaatagaaTCATAACCTTCAATCCCTCAACCATCCCTGGGCCACGAAAAGATTTTGATGATGTTCTGTTAGCCTTATCAAAGCTTGATTTGAAAACCAATGGGATGCCAACTCTGAAAGACACACATACTCTTTATCAACAAAGATACAAACCATCTGCCCGACATTATattttacaaatttaattttgattccttGTCACGTGAAGGTCCTTTCCCTCTCATCCATATCATGTGTTGTGTTAGTTTTACTGACCAACATCACTCTTAGAATTACATAGGTTTGATATCTCAGCCCACAGTGCCTGTAACGAGTGCAAACTCCTATACTAGATGCAATTCTGGGAAACAATAAGTAAAAGAGTTCCGCATTTCAAGTAGTTGCCATTATAGCGAAACTTTTTAAATTACACAAAGTTAGAGCATGTGTATTAGGAAAGAAAAAGGGATTTAACTTCACACAAAATACTACAAAGAATTTAGCTGCAAACCCACGGGGATGATTGTCATGATTATACTTATTGAACTActgacaatttttttataattcaactTAGGCGCTACAGTTATTCCCTATTGGATTTCAATCAAATCAGCTTCAGTCTTTTAACCATGAAACCAAAAGATGAAAAAGTTCCTTAATAGAGAATAATAGCATACTTAGATGTAATAGTCTTTATGTGCTTAGCCATCTTCATAATGTGTTCCTCTGATTCAATCACATTAGGACCCGCTAACAGGAAGAACGGTTCTGCAGCCTGTTAACACATTCACAGAACCACAACACATCGAAAAAAAAGGAAGGGGAGATTTTGATCGTGACCCAAGAAAATTCATGGTCAAGAAACACAAAATCTGAGAGAAATCACGAACCTTGAGCTGGCTATACAGCATTGACGGTGGAtccatcttttttttcttccgaAGCTGTACACAAAAAGGGACAAAGTATGAGAAATTTGATGGATTCAGCAAAGGTGTATGAATTCTGATCCGTTAAGATGCTACATTGTGTAAAATAACATCGAGCTCAGTAAAGTTTGAGACAGTACCTTTTTTTATTAATTCCGAATCTAAACGCAgatgaagagaagagagaagatagAGTGAGATCTGTGTTTAGCGTAAGAGTGAGCACCTTGATTGATGAAGAATGGAATCGTTCACtgcaaaagaatgaaaaagaaatggcTAGATAATTCTCTGTAGTTGTCGGGGGAGAACTAGTTTCAGTTGTTTGTTACTCGCTAAGCAGCTAAAatcttaacaaaatttaaatgatAGATTATTTGATGTAATAAAGATTTAATAAAATTTAGTGGATCGAAAAGTTAAAtcgaaattttaattattatcaaaGTTGCAAAAACCGAATCGGTCAATAAACCGATCGAATGATgggtttaataatttaatagtcTAACCAGATTCAAACCATAAtcgaaccggtttaattaaatataaaataaaatttaatatttgaaaatttcaTATAATAACTCTTCTTTCTTGTTTATACTTCCTCTCACTCACTACAATCCCATGCACAGACAGTGAGAAAAGGCTACAAAATACAAACACAACCAAACAATCAATCTTGCaacaaacaaaacagaacaagaaaacacaaaaaaaaaaaaaactaaaactaaaaacaaaattcaGAGCACTATGAGAAACAAAAATAAGTAGCATGATCGCTCTATCTGTCCCTGCACATCTTCATATATTCATCATATGAACACCTATCCCTGCCTCGAAACAATCAAATGCCCTCCCTGGCCATGACCAACTAAAATTCCAAGCCTCAATaacccccccccccaaaacaaaaaacaatacCCACGTTATATtacatgagaaaaaaaaaagatgatgcaAGTCTCATCTATCAAAAAGGAAAAAGCCAAAAATACCAAAACAGAGAACAGACAAATGGAGATCGGTCAAAATATACTCAGATgtccaaagaggaaaaaaaaaaaactaatgatGATGTTGTTAATGAATCGCTCACTTAGTTTGTGCTTCCTTCTGGTCACAAGTTCAAAATCTCTTAAagcaattaaatttttaattggtgAAAACTTTAGTACAGAAATTTCTCGCTAATACAATTTGCAACATAGTTCAGTCGTTAAATAATATTCAATCTCTATCATGAAATGAATTTGAATTCTTCAAAATTGAATCTATGAATCATACAAGTCTAGAAATTATAGGGTAGATTGCATTATTGCAAGTAACATAGACATTAATTATGACCCAAAAATTTTCTGTGATGTGTTTCTCTAATATGCTATGAACTGAAGTttgaatagagaaaatagaataaCCTGTTAGGTGAAACTGAAGAATAACATTggatttatcaaaaccaaatgaAACTTAGGGCCAGTAATCCTATCTTTACACCTACATCAAACACCTTAATGAAACTGAAGAAGCAGTGGACGCTTACACGGTGAGAGAGTGAGAtcgcagagagagagagaaagagagagcttGAACAGAGAGAGACGCCGAGGATAGAACGAACGTGAGCGACGCCGGAAAGAGGACCGCAGCGGAGCTGAGGCGCGCCGGCGATAAGAGAACGAGCGTGAGCGTGGGTTCTGTGAAGGTGAGCGACGTCAACGGGAGAAGTGGGAGGCTAGGGTGAGCCTAATCCAGCGGCGACTTGAGGGTTCTGTGGCAATGCCAGCGGCAACGACAGCCTCTGGGCGACGGAGAATAGTTCGGCGATGGAGAAGGTGGGGGTGAGAGGGGCAATGTCTCTCTTCTGATGTATGGGGCTATGGGTGACAGTCACTGATAGTGGGTTCGGGTAAATGTCAGCAGACCGGTTAATCGTCGGTTCAACcgattttttatttactaaataatTTTTCATCTCAGCATAATTAACTAAAAGATTGGTTTTAATTAATTCAGTTGAACCAATTGGTCCCATTGGATTTTTAGAACCTTagttattatatttacttgttatCATGAATTAtgattttagaagaaaaaaaaacaaatatttttttgttttttactctTTTCAATTAGAGGCCataaatgcttttttttttccttcggtTTTTTACGATATTTCTTAAAGTTAAGAAtttgttgttattaattaataaattattgcatgtataaaataaaatttaaatttctgacGTTTATTTAAACCTACCAGTAATTTAATCATATGACCAATCCAAGTTGACTAGAGACCACGAATGTTTTCCAGAATTATTTAATGAAAAAATTcagataaaataaagtaaaatccaGTTAGTGGTAAATATACTTATTGTGTCTCTAAATAAAATTGCAAAGTTGCTTACAGTCATATGGCATTATGGCACATAAACTTAGTTGTTCACTAAAGATTTGCAAGGCGTTGAAATCAAACCCTTAGACATTGAATTGCTACAAATgtagcaattttttttttttttatcgaaaCATCATATGCAAATAAGAAGAATATTCAACAATCAAATTCCAAgtcttccatttttcttcttgttgcttTTCTCAACTATTAACATTACTAGTTAAATCTCTCCTATCTCATTGACTCATTCATTTCAATCCCATTACATTAGgttaaaaaaagttataaaaaaaagtatgttaaaaaaaaccattttgcattaagtttatactttatattaaAGCTTGTGTTTCAAGACAGCATTTCTGAATCACTTTCTACCATTTATTTGACAGTTCAAAAGTATTATCCAACTACGAGTTTGTACTTCGTAACCAACAGAAGGGTACAAGCAACAACTATGAAGGAAACTAGCCGTGTAATGTACAACAAATACCTAGTTAGCTATATCAACAAATGAGCAAATAAATTAAGCCAAAGAATCATATTCAGTATAATTTACTTTTCTACAAAGCCTATTATGGAGAGCCCCAAAAACTAGGCATCAACAACACAGGACAAATTAGGCTTAGGCACACGAGAATCAAACAACAAATTTTTCCACCCATGACTTCAAACCAACCTTGCGCAACTCTGGAATTACAGGAGTTGCCAATCATCCTCATTGTTGCCAGCTTCGTTCGCAACATCCATAGCTACGGAATCATCATCTTGGAATCCAAGGTTGCCACCCGGCCCATTGTTACTAGCGGTTTGCGATAAGAACCTCCAAGACTGCGCTACCGTAAATAATGGGGCCCCATTTGATTCTTCAGCAAGCTTGGAAGCTCGGGAACAGAAGTCGTCGAAATCATCTGACAGCCACCATTAACAAGCAGATTATCAGGGTCAACAGAAAGCTTAGATGTTACCCAAGTTATTTTAAGCCATGAAATTAAGGCAAAGAAACCAGCAAACCTTTATCTCGGCAGTAAAATCCAATAGCCAAGGATGGGTCAATTGAATCTAGGGGTATGTGCCTGATAACACTGGTAGAAGTTTTGCAAAGTGAGACAAAGAATGAAGGAGATaagaacaagaagaaaatcaaTACTGGTAATAAGCCTACTTGCTATGGTATGAGGAGGTACTAGTCTCTTGGGATTCCCCATTGATATTGACAACctgaaaaacatataaaacataaTAATATAGACAAGTTAAGATTGTCTCTTGACAGAATCATGTGGCTCTTGCCACTTCAACTCATAACAAGAAAAAAGTTATTAATGGAAATCACCCTGAATCATGGTGCTTTCCCCACCAATGAAGCTAAAAGTAAGATTACTGTAAAATTAAAACGTCATGTGAAGGAATCAAATGCTGATCCACTTGTGTGTGATGAGAAATTCCTAAGAATTGCTTTACCTTTTCTAATTTAGCATAGATGATTACTCATACACACACAACTTTAAAGAATATCATATTATGATTATCCATAATAATCCAAACCGATTTTGGACAATGATTCATCCTGATTTCATCACTACAATCATGGCAGATTGTGTTTAATTTAACCAAATCATGTTTCGGTTGATATAATTTATTGCAAACAGAGATAGATACCTAGATGGTTTCTTGGTTTTTCACTTTTACTTTTTGACTTATCTATTTCTTTGGAAACTAAAGGGCTACTAACCTAGGCCGGTTGGTAACATACGATGTACAAGTTTACTAAATCAACAATGGAAATAAACATGGAGCAACATATACTTAAATTAATACAGTGCATTAGTATATAACCTATATAACAAGTTCCAACATCCAAATAGTGCAATAAATTAATAAAGTCAGTAAACGGCAATTATTTGTTGAGAATAATGTACCTGCTGAACTTCATGTGGATCAAGGTACAATGCCTTGTCACCCTGAACACCAATAAGATATGTTGAAGCACCTGGTTTCCCGCCCAAAATACCAAGGCTCTGGgggaatttaaaagttgattGCAATAATGGGATATACCTGATAATGGTTTATAGACAGAATAGATCAGTCATACTGTCATAGTGCTatattgaaaaagaagagagtagacgCAGAACagatttcaaattatatttttagatCTTCATGTGGCAATGACTTAACATGCAGCCAATTATATAACTGTATTCAGATAAAGGAAGCTCTTTCTTTACAAATTGACACTTCTATAAAtcatataagaataaaaatattttgttaagcattggaagttccaaaATTTACCATCACATAAAATTATAACAAGTGCCCTTAGTAGTAGTACCTATTGATTTATAGTCCTATAGAACATTGAAAAAGTTACACACCTTGGATTTATTTTATCAAGTCCAAGAACCAGAGGAACCAATAAAAGCAGAGGCGTCCAAACAAGTTTGCCCCTTGAAAAGTCAGAACATCTTTTGGATGCATCTTCAATGCAGACAACTGGTGCTCCACCACGTTCTCCATCTTCATCTCCAGAGACAACATAAATTGCCATTGGAAGTGGCTGCTCTGCAAGGTTGTCTGTCTCCCTCTGGTTACGAGCTAGAACTTCCCATGTTCGACACATGGCATATGGGCCCACCCATGACCCAACAGCAAGGCCATAATCTTT
The sequence above is drawn from the Arachis hypogaea cultivar Tifrunner chromosome 4, arahy.Tifrunner.gnm2.J5K5, whole genome shotgun sequence genome and encodes:
- the LOC112797652 gene encoding cysteine protease ATG4 isoform X2; this translates as MVLKSICERIIGATCSSKSSVETIDNSQVPASLKVGSGETVYFGNSGWAAAVWKVVNSGSMRRFQERVLGTGRTEISSSDGDIWLLGVCHNISQQESTANVDASNEFAAFEQDFSSKILVTYRKGFDAIGDSKYTSDVYWGCMFRSSQMLVAQALLFHKLGRSWRKNIDKPLDKEYIEILQSFGDSEASAFSIHNLLQAGKDYGLAVGSWVGPYAMCRTWEVLARNQRETDNLAEQPLPMAIYVVSGDEDGERGGAPVVCIEDASKRCSDFSRGKLVWTPLLLLVPLVLGLDKINPRYIPLLQSTFKFPQSLGILGGKPGASTYLIGVQGDKALYLDPHEVQQVVNINGESQETSTSSYHSNVIRHIPLDSIDPSLAIGFYCRDKDDFDDFCSRASKLAEESNGAPLFTVAQSWRFLSQTASNNGPGGNLGFQDDDSVAMDVANEAGNNEDDWQLL
- the LOC112797652 gene encoding cysteine protease ATG4 isoform X3; amino-acid sequence: MVLKSICERIIGATCSSKSSVETIDNSQVPASLKVGSGEIYFGNSGWAAAVWKVVNSGSMRRFQERVLGTGRTEISSSDGDIWLLGVCHNISQQESTANVDASNEFAAFEQDFSSKILVTYRKGFDAIGDSKYTSDVYWGCMFRSSQMLVAQALLFHKLGRSWRKNIDKPLDKEYIEILQSFGDSEASAFSIHNLLQAGKDYGLAVGSWVGPYAMCRTWEVLARNQRETDNLAEQPLPMAIYVVSGDEDGERGGAPVVCIEDASKRCSDFSRGKLVWTPLLLLVPLVLGLDKINPRYIPLLQSTFKFPQSLGILGGKPGASTYLIGVQGDKALYLDPHEVQQVVNINGESQETSTSSYHSNVIRHIPLDSIDPSLAIGFYCRDKDDFDDFCSRASKLAEESNGAPLFTVAQSWRFLSQTASNNGPGGNLGFQDDDSVAMDVANEAGNNEDDWQLL
- the LOC112797652 gene encoding cysteine protease ATG4 isoform X1, whose protein sequence is MVLKSICERIIGATCSSKSSVETIDNSQVPASLKVGSGESKYPNTSLWSGFFPSGFLVSETHSEPSPSEKKAVYFGNSGWAAAVWKVVNSGSMRRFQERVLGTGRTEISSSDGDIWLLGVCHNISQQESTANVDASNEFAAFEQDFSSKILVTYRKGFDAIGDSKYTSDVYWGCMFRSSQMLVAQALLFHKLGRSWRKNIDKPLDKEYIEILQSFGDSEASAFSIHNLLQAGKDYGLAVGSWVGPYAMCRTWEVLARNQRETDNLAEQPLPMAIYVVSGDEDGERGGAPVVCIEDASKRCSDFSRGKLVWTPLLLLVPLVLGLDKINPRYIPLLQSTFKFPQSLGILGGKPGASTYLIGVQGDKALYLDPHEVQQVVNINGESQETSTSSYHSNVIRHIPLDSIDPSLAIGFYCRDKDDFDDFCSRASKLAEESNGAPLFTVAQSWRFLSQTASNNGPGGNLGFQDDDSVAMDVANEAGNNEDDWQLL
- the LOC112797652 gene encoding cysteine protease ATG4 isoform X4 translates to MRRFQERVLGTGRTEISSSDGDIWLLGVCHNISQQESTANVDASNEFAAFEQDFSSKILVTYRKGFDAIGDSKYTSDVYWGCMFRSSQMLVAQALLFHKLGRSWRKNIDKPLDKEYIEILQSFGDSEASAFSIHNLLQAGKDYGLAVGSWVGPYAMCRTWEVLARNQRETDNLAEQPLPMAIYVVSGDEDGERGGAPVVCIEDASKRCSDFSRGKLVWTPLLLLVPLVLGLDKINPRYIPLLQSTFKFPQSLGILGGKPGASTYLIGVQGDKALYLDPHEVQQVVNINGESQETSTSSYHSNVIRHIPLDSIDPSLAIGFYCRDKDDFDDFCSRASKLAEESNGAPLFTVAQSWRFLSQTASNNGPGGNLGFQDDDSVAMDVANEAGNNEDDWQLL